A stretch of the Argentina anserina chromosome 6, drPotAnse1.1, whole genome shotgun sequence genome encodes the following:
- the LOC126797139 gene encoding uncharacterized protein LOC126797139 — MAKPEYVPSNIRESTRFYPYFNDCIGAIDGTHISAMVVGHEECCSDEFPLDPKEDPIPDQENNFEWNDFQTQEQHRDSANEWRMSIANHMWEDVKPNVQQNVNNENDDNKESDDEGEK; from the exons ATGGCTAAACCGGAGTATGTACCATCTAACATAAGAGAAAGTACAAGGTTCTATCCTTACTTTAAT GATTGTATTGGAGCTATTGATGGCACACACATCTCAGCAATGGTAGTTGGACATGAG GAATGTTGTTCAGATGAATTTCCTCTAGATCCAAAAGAGGACCCCATACCCGatcaagaaaataattttgaatGGAATGATTTTCAAACCCAAGAACAGCATAGAGATAGTGCTAATGAATGGAGAATGAGTATTGCCAATCATATGTGGGAAGATGTCAAACCAAATGTTCAACAAAATGTCAATAATGAAAACGATGACAACAAAGAAAGTGATGATGAAGgagaaaaatga